Part of the Budorcas taxicolor isolate Tak-1 chromosome Y, Takin1.1, whole genome shotgun sequence genome, aggctagGGAGACTGTTTCATGTAACCATATACTAGCCACCTTTCACGCAACGGCATCACGTCAGGGGGTAGagttaaaaaatcagagactgaagccgaggaagtttccaggccttaaatactaatcaaaggactgcccacaagaacccatgggatttcacaactgctactattgactcccatctcccctcccctttctggaaCAGGAGTGTCTATGAAGGTTATCTATGCCCAAACATACCACCACTGTATGTCGGCTGTGAAAGGGAGCAGATTTACTCATCTCTTTTGCTCACACATCCTCAGGTCTAGAGGAACTACACTTGTATAATTTGAACTGATGTGTTGGAgacttgagaggctcttggactgcaaggagatcaaaccagtcaatcctaaagtagatctctcctgcatattcattcgaaggactgatgctgaagctgaagctccaacacttgggctacctgatgcgaataactgactctttggaagagaccgtGAGGCGGAAAAAAAcgaaggtaggagaagggaacagcagaggatgggattgtcggatagcatcatcgactcaatggacttgagtctgagcaagctcctggagttgacggacaggggagcctgcagggctgcagtccatggggtcgcaaagaatacgacacaactgagcaacagaacacttgagatactgtacacgtggaccctgatccatagctggacctgacttagacgacaaggtcctgaacttcaagttaatgctataacagataaatcgtttgaaagcattggcaggaaaatgcattttggacatacaagcatgtaaacagtttccggccatctgtgtaccacgcggttttaaactatgtccacggttccttccttctccccttcacatgtgtggtggacttagtggctcacttctcatgttagaatattgtagaaacgaacaatgaagcgtctgagactaggtcataaaaggcactgcagcctccttgctcatcctcttggatcactcactctagaAGCCAGCTTAGTCATATCTTGGGAACACTCACGTAGCCCTTtagagaggcccatgtgaaagaaccgaggctttctcccaacagccagcaagcaaactggtttcaacagctatgtgagtaagccatcttggaaggaaatccaccggcgcatggcaaggcttcagaggatggcaatctcatgagacactgagccacaacactcagctgaattactcctggattcccaactttcaccagcagtatgaaactatattgtttcaagctgctagttttggctaattggttatgcagcactcgttcattaatgcactgccaactttgggcaatgcctttattcagggctgcctgtccatctagtccaatctaatccagaatctgctacttcactttagaaaacacagcccacccttgatttgaccaccctcagtatcagatcaaatatcatttcactcacctgaatatcttatcagccttgcctagcctcagcaatgatcctctcagttgagccagaatccaccctcacccttatagtcctcttaataagtttccatccactgacacccattctgttattgttgtccattgcttttcagtctcccatctctgtttgtaatcccatggacccaccctgttccttagctataaatcccagctgcatccctgctggagtcagacataagctcaatctctctcccatgttataatacccccactgtagtactcttaccttgaatcaagttttccttaccacctttcggaagtgttatgaataattttttaacattgccaagttctgttagtaaggataattctcaaaggaatatagttttataccttactctctatactatattcatttgggggaacaaatatctaaaattaaaacattttatgttttcaccatacaaacagaaaatatctttgaaactacatttacatatcttaaaacatgtaggaatctgaaaaggatgtgtgtatagacatgtcagtggatacacacacataccctcagagctccaaggaaaacttaattctcagcaaacgataaattaaaacattcagcctgaaaatagtgaaatctttggaatcaacttgccaaaaatcttagacaatgaaattttaattagaaaccatgtatacataaaaatatttgggattcagacaaaattgctaaataaagataggtcaatccctaaaccatctatgagaagaaaaaaaaaaaaaaatcctcagtatcatgtaataacctataatggaaaagaacctaccaaagaatagatacgtatctgcataactaaatcactctgatatacatctgaaattcaagactgtaaatttaatacattaacagagaaaaaaattgtaaagaaagcttctaaaatacaaagttacaaaggaaaaaatcctaaagaatgtagaaagtatatatgaattgaaacaaaaatagaaaacaacaaaaataaaccttgttgggataataaagcaagagctgcttcttgggaaaagaaaatcagaaacattgataCAACGGTGGCAAATCTAATAAGGGGTCAAGGAGGTTAATTATGGGATTCTGAGAGGATAATATTCAACTCTGAGtggaattacatttgtttcaggaaaggtccagtcaagcaaaaacctggagaaagaaagggaaggaaagaaagaggaagagagacaagggaacaaagcaagaaaaagaaaggaacgaACGGAGaacgaaagaaaagtaaatgtctcaacaaatgttgtaaactatccaatcaaacaattctcttcaagatctaaaaacagaaacggaAATTTATTAAGCCAGATACTCACTCCTTTTGATGGTACTCAGAACAAGAAAGCCCATTTACACATCACTATTTAGAAGTTCAGAACTGGCCAACACCAAtacgattatttaaaaaaaataaaaatatgccatgttatttgtaaaaagacagacagcagaaataattttttaaaaattatttctacaaatactaattttacttacaatgtttggcaacattaataaaataataaatttttcccgaaagaacaagcacagcagacaaggaaattcacaaagggcagtaacaaaatagtaatgttgacagatcttcaatatattcgtaaagaaaacaaagtgtcattgtgtgaacaaaatatagaggtatcaatagaaaaacagaggaagctcctgaaagaactcaactcactattaactatctttaatttgcaggcacagaatctgactcaagttaaatctaagaagcaaagccctgaggttattatctcttcgtttgtgtgtgtgtgtgtgtgtgtctgtgtgtgtgtgtgtgtgtgtgtgtgaaaatttaggaaatttaggctggagagggaagaagaggatagacttcaagtgccttgaaggaggaggaggaaagagagggggttggagatttgattgtgttatttgaacagcattggtgaagctcaaacaagggaggtagcaagccatgcaggcctacgggaagagcatttcccgaagaacagcacttgcagtctctggatcgggaagaaatggaatttgatggaggaaaaccaaggccagtgtTGTCAAAAAGAGTACATTCGTGGGGAAAATAGTagagtagaaggacagagaatggaagagaggaagcagtcagggaccatattgctggaaccttttaatttggcaataaatacaacttgtcctccttaggagcatacttcacagcaactaacagtaacagtgttgataatactcagcaacaataaaaacacataactaaaacatttcgtattttttactacagaaatcgaagaaaggagataagaatgcaatagtctgcgtatttatttatacacagagttttcacctgagaccagaatacacacacactctttatacaactaaaagtggtttaagctgacactcagcaaagtgctttggcccaagtaaactaactggaaaggcctagtaaaatattcaaagtgcaaataaaccaatcaagcttcgagtaaataaacacaatttatttgaatttgaatttacactcaggaaattacctaaaatggagacaatagactcactacagcttaatcatctgtagtccttcctcttcagttctgagagggatgctaaccccttggtgattatcactttccagcattttgtgaaagcttagaggacttaaataaattgaggagaggggagagacaaagaggaggagaaaggaagaggaaagggagagattgctcctggcataggtctacagacaggatcccagcttccttgaatggtgcacagagaccgctagctatctgtgccagaagtggagaaggggtgacattcaactccaggaggagactcaactccaaggacctacagaggcagccaagtgtgctgatgttcaggaacCGATACTTAGAGGGTAccccacaggtctgtgaaagagcccttggagaccgcaagaaaaaaaggtttcctcAAGTATAATCACAGATTAGATGGTTGGCgagattagaggaaggataactctatgacctgataattactgaaatacatGAGACAATTCTTGCACATCAGACTgtgtcaagaaagactgaaactcaattagtttgatacaatgggaaattacacaCGCCAAGAATTAGCTGTCAACGCTActacatttgtgtccaaggcaagataagatacaaaactgaaatcttcacatgttcaactagggtaagacacatgtaactggaaaatataaggaagagttctaaaaagggtttaatcaccctggactatttttatccgccatatttactattcttggacaactccattgtagcttaagggtaagagaactcaatttagcccaattcaaaagctgaacagatttcctgtgtttgatcctttgcagttaaaactatgggtccagcacaaatcaaagtggacgtcaaggctctctttcctttgggaattttaacttgctttgctactgtgtctgacacagatatgcctacctcattgggactacaggccagccaactggcaaaggggacgcaatgaatcaaattccccttttgatcactcaacaggaggtccacaggcaccaggtctcattctattaactatctctgcttctccaactgcagtcagtgatacacagggcctgcttgatgcttgcaagggtctctcaccaaacacaggcattttaaccgttggcttccttgagatgtccctgggctaggtaaacgcactctgagacagtgttccttctaccttggctctatgcctggagtgaatgtatgcctcttcctcagctgggacaagaagccacagctcttcactgattaaatcctgtgtctggtccaaactcacatcatagcttctccatcaacttctccactgcacgctttcagagccaggttatcttcgatcagcccaagaggcacttcagagagtgacattcaaatctggctatatagctgatactgagaacttcaaggcatgaaaacagttgaaaattacgttgctaaaacactctacagattatatgtatactagagctttcgaacttacaagtaacatcagctaccgaaataggttcttacttttcctttctccacttctctcattctctctctctcacacacacgtgcacacaatctttttacatgttaagacaattatatgaaaaacagataatagatttttaaataacatctcaataCGCAGATCAAACGACATtgtacttcctgtatttaaaacaaaatcacataaattacccatcggtttccctatatttgatattattgaataatgctataatttgatctttttggttttaatggggtttttaactttgactgaaatacttgcttcagacttactgaaagcagaattaacttttttcttctttttttgacctcctacttttagatttggggggtgatgattcaaaatcagatgtgttcacagtaatggatgctacttccaccaatcctggttgaaggggttccagtgatacctgaataacaatttttgtttcaggagacaatccttctagctgcttaggcttcttaaacatttgatgacactgggtcttgtgctccctttcctctttggaagttaaaaactgtagccgacatttggaacactggcgaaaactcttttcccagtgccctctatgatgatgtccgtaggctgttgcaggtttaaaaattttgagacaaaacaGGCAAAGTAAATTCTGAGTGTCACCAtggtatgctctgaaatgtgcatccacatctgcaaaaaatgatgatctgtaactgcaaacctggcatacatagggcatttcaccaggcttatgattgtctttcatgtgctctaagagaacctgatctgtctcaaaggacaactcacagatgcgacagactgcggagggctcctggggagtgtggacactttcaatgtgacactgcatctggaagggagtaggaaactggcggaggcagtgccggcaggtggtgtgggttttccagctgtcacctctctgcctctcaagttccaaatggtgcttcatgtgattcataaacttgacattttttagaactttcaagcagctgaggcatttaaacgctgtgtgggtcttcggttctggctgcccaactcctatatgctctccatagtagaagtcaccaagtaacacagtcagctttccttctgtgggatcaccaattttgtctggacttgctaaacttggaaaatcagtttttgtcagtccattttcccctaaaggtcttacaggcttgcaatgaacactgtcctttggaaaaggtgttggacaaggttctccattctgaacatggcttagtgaggtatggacacggtccggtgtgctttgctgagtggtcactgtatgaaaaatacctgaaggggaaaaacctaaagaatgttcccctataatgccatcactgagcttaggccttttgggatttctgctatttgtttcacaagtggaaagtcgctttgagacatgaggacttttattcatatctcctgcagaaaccgctctttctgctggatgctgcaatgaacttgtgaaggtaatcaaagaagaacatgactcctttgaaaagcaattcggcactctttgtggtgaaatatttttacaatcagcttgagacggaggttcaataataataggactatctgttgatcttgattcagagtcagaaactggcaagacagcCTTTGCTTCTGATGTAGCAGTCACATGACTAGCAGGCTGTAATTTGTCAGCGTTACCTTTCCTGAAGtgaccatacctttttctccttgaacaagaacctggggtatctctgttcagtacgtttgaaacgactggttttgaagctgagctcatcccaacaaagatcacgtcagcatcttcatttgcatgttccactccgaccaagatcacttcatgatcatcatcatcatctgcttgtttggtttctccctcccttttccgtacttctggctcttgttcttcttcacgtaacatacatggtagttccatattttgagtacttttttattcttagagggtgcggccacaagtcccagggcttcctttatacaaactgccacctaagtataaacatactacatattagttaagtacagaaaaatgggctatttgattatctccaaaactctagaGTAGTTTTAAACATCCTTATCTTACAGACAAAGACACCGAGTGTCAACGAGACTCAGTGACAGCTGAAAAACCTATGACTACAAGTCTACATGGCTCTAAAATCATAAGCTTTGTCCCACGTTCACTTTAAccccttctatttaaaaaaataaagaaaaaaaaaaaccaaaaacccaccacgactgatcattaggtgaaatcacatgtaaaggatgagtatttttacaaaagcactgttgtacagcgttcagaaacatggactttggagtcaaagaagattaagttggaattctaagttaaccacacaccagttgcatcttcttgggcaaatttataacttttaaaggtgtttctgtctcttaaagacaaacatgcttatttcttagacttaaggttaccagctctttttaaaaggcatcagctattcaatggcatcttgttttgtagtaaaatttgaagaaaatgtatcttaaatgcacattacacctgattcacaaattctaatttcataaatgttaacaaagaaaataggtagcaaattcaaagtataatctatctatacctagttaacaaacagcataattcaatgtcaagcacttaacacaggcctaggaaattgagaatgagctctctttgataatctcaccccaattccacaccgatatatcctaaatttctccctctaatcctggctaaacttaaatccagcaatgcttcatccttcatgccacaggtctcttccccacatagcaggcaaagtgatgccagtatttctctcataccaatatcagacagagacatcacacacacacaccctgatatCCCTTACGAATACAGGTGaaagagtcctcaacaaaatactggcaaacgaaatccaacaacatataaaaaagactgtataccatgatcacatgggatttagggaggtatgcaaagttgcttcattatatgaaagtcactcaacattatgccatttgaacacaataaaacaaataacacatctgcctgaagaaaaagcatttccctgaatctagcaccttttcagaaccgggcttaaaagaacacttaataattaagaacagaagagaactttctcaatcaaagggcacctgtaaaaagacccacagctaacatcacacttaataatgaaaaactgaaagcgttccctctaagactgggaacaacacaaggaagtctattacacactttggctcaacattatactggcagttctataaccagagcaatcaggtaacaaaagagaaatgttgctgttgtttaaaaaaaaaaaaagaaaagaaaaaacaaaaacaaaaaacagccttcagaatggaaaggaaacagtcaaagtatattggagataacatacttttgtatatagaaaatcttgaagaaaacacaagtatcagaattaatataaagcttgcagaatagaagacaaatattttaaaagtcaaccacattttatacagtagcaacacatgttgttaagtaaatacttgaatctacactagcattaaaaagaatacttaggaagtcagaaagagaaagacaatatattctttggaatggctgagtaatactccattgtgtatatgtaccacagctttctgatccatttatctgttgatggacatctaggttgttccatgtcctggctattataaacagtgctgcgatgaacactggggtccatgtgtctctttcaattctggtttcctcagtgtgtatgcccagcagtgggattgctggctcatacggcagttctatttgcaattttttagggaatctccacactcttctccatactggctgtactagattgcattcccaccaacagggtaagagggttcccttttctccacaccctctccagcatttattgctggcagactttgtatgaatcaattctaatgggatggatgaaactggagccgattatacacagtgaagtaagccagaaagaaaaacaccaatacagtatactaacacatatatatggaatttagaaagatggtaatgataaccctgtatgagagacagcagaagagacacagatgtatagaacgcacttttggactccgagggggaaggagagggtgggataatttgggagaatggcactgaaatatgtacactatcatgtaagatagtcgccagtctatgttccaggcaggatacaggatgcttggggctggtgcacagggatgatccagacagatgatatggggtgggaggtgggaggaggacaggattgggaactcgtgtacacccgtggcggactcatgtcaatgtatggcaaaaccaatacagtgttgtaaaataaaataaagtaaaaataaaaattaaaaaaaaaagacaaagacaaatctcgtatggtatcacttacatggactctaaaatatgacacaaatgaacttatctatgaaacacaaacagactcacagagagagagagcagactatgtgattcccaagaggggaaaagtggggcaggcatagattgggagctggtgattagcagatgcaaactgtaatatatacaatagacaaacaagatcgtactggatagcacaaggaactatattcataatttgtgaaaaacaataatggaaaagggcatgaaaaaaattgtgtgtgcatatacacacacaatttacatatgaaggaaaggaaaggacaactgttggcaagcacgtacagaaactggatccctgtgtgttatggacagattttaaaatggtgcagctgctacagaaaacagtttaaaggctcctcgaaaaattaaaaaactggagCTGACAcacgattcagcaattccacttcaggatataaattcaaaagaagttaacatggggtcttgggatatctgcacagccgtgctcacagcagcacgaagcacaacaactaagaggtggaaccatcgaaatgtccatcaaatgtgatagatacatacaatgaaatattatttagccatataaagaaaattctgtcacatgctacaacatgcatgatcatttcagacatcaagccaaatgaaataagccagtcatacaaaaagacaaatactgtaagtttctacttgtatgaaatagctaacacagtcaagcaatcgagaggaaacaaaaaagaacgacgGAGTCCACGGTCTAGGtcaacaggcaagaaaagagcagttgctgtttaatgggacaagtgatgggcacagagtttcgattttgcaagatgtaaaggtgtagagatctgtttcataacaatgtgataaggaagtccctggtagttcagaggttaggactccacagtcTCCTGTCAGGTGCCTGGgtatgatcctcaaccagggaactgtcattcaagctgcatagcacagctaaaacaacgacaacgacaacaaaacaacactgtgactatgtgtgtgtatatgtgttagtcactcaggtgtgcccgactttgcatccccatggacgaaaGCTCAGCAGGTTCTCTTCTCCATCGgatttgcagtggcttgccatttctttctccaaaaggctgatgaaagtgtgtgaaatacttagcatgcaaaaatggttaaactggtaaaaatttaagttagatgttttctacaacaattaaaaaaagaaaagcttttaacaaccaggaaaagaatttgaatagacatttccgactctttgcaaccccatggactgtagcctatcaggctcctccattcatgggattttccaggcaacagtgctggagtggattaccttTTCCTGCTCAAggcgatcttccagacccaggaattgatcccaggtctcctacattgcaggcagacactttcccttcggagccaccagggaagcccctagcaaaatgtaaagcagtctcactgacatactacttcacacccaatcaaaatgacgaataataacaagtgctgcagaggacgtggagaaaaggaatcttc contains:
- the LOC128071048 gene encoding zinc finger protein 280B-like, encoding MELPCMLREEEQEPEVRKREGETKQADDDDDHEVILVGVEHANEDADVIFVGMSSASKPVVSNVLNRDTPGSCSRRKRYGHFRKGNADKLQPASHVTATSEAKAVLPVSDSESRSTDSPIIIEPPSQADCKNISPQRVPNCFSKESCSSLITFTSSLQHPAERAVSAGDMNKSPHVSKRLSTCETNSRNPKRPKLSDGIIGEHSLGFSPSGIFHTVTTQQSTPDRVHTSLSHVQNGEPCPTPFPKDSVHCKPVRPLGENGLTKTDFPSLASPDKIGDPTEGKLTVLLGDFYYGEHIGVGQPEPKTHTAFKCLSCLKVLKNVKFMNHMKHHLELERQRGDSWKTHTTCRHCLRQFPTPFQMQCHIESVHTPQEPSAVCRICELSFETDQVLLEHMKDNHKPGEMPYVCQVCSYRSSFFADVDAHFRAYHGDTQNLLCLFCLKIFKPATAYGHHHRGHWEKSFRQCSKCRLQFLTSKEEREHKTQCHQMFKKPKQLEGLSPETKIVIQVSLEPLQPGLVEVASITVNTSDFESSPPKSKSRRS